A stretch of Geomonas oryzisoli DNA encodes these proteins:
- a CDS encoding glycosyltransferase family 9 protein produces the protein MSRLRVLILRPDNIGDLVLFSGALPHIRELYPDAEITLAVQEHVTGLFLSCPFIDSCVPVGTLSWWGIPGPGGGRLQALVKAVIDGVNGVRNALRPPFDVVICPLKSPDRHHLELVALLHAPQRYGVAGCTLNLPQAGLPARLRPRTLFTRYYDVSQEDPWRHELQFNADFLRFVGCRDVAPHDIAPVLWLSERDSRHVPALRDPERKTVALFPGAAAKIRCWDAANYGELAGRLQLPVVYAIFGSPGDHGLAVEVETAIKARCPSATVVNLAGQTTLRELAACIGHCNLFIGSETSGLHMAIAAGVPSVGIVGGGHFGRFVPWGDPEQHIFLTTELQCFHCNWKCDRGGECIASVTATEVAQAATQLLQRPQECRS, from the coding sequence ATGAGCCGCTTAAGGGTACTGATCCTCAGGCCGGACAATATCGGCGACCTCGTCCTCTTCAGCGGGGCGCTCCCTCACATCAGGGAGCTGTACCCGGATGCGGAGATCACCCTGGCCGTGCAGGAGCATGTTACCGGCCTTTTCCTCTCCTGCCCCTTCATCGACTCCTGCGTCCCGGTCGGCACGCTTTCCTGGTGGGGTATCCCCGGGCCTGGTGGGGGACGCCTGCAGGCCCTTGTCAAAGCGGTCATCGACGGCGTCAACGGCGTTCGGAACGCGCTGCGGCCCCCTTTCGACGTAGTCATCTGCCCCTTGAAGTCCCCCGACCGGCATCACCTCGAGCTGGTGGCCCTCCTGCACGCGCCGCAGCGCTACGGCGTCGCGGGCTGCACCCTCAACCTCCCGCAAGCCGGCCTCCCGGCGAGGTTGCGGCCGCGGACGCTCTTCACCCGCTATTACGACGTCTCACAGGAGGACCCATGGCGGCATGAGCTGCAGTTCAACGCCGACTTCCTGCGTTTCGTCGGCTGCCGCGATGTCGCCCCTCATGATATCGCGCCGGTGTTATGGCTTTCCGAGCGGGACAGCCGCCATGTGCCCGCGCTACGGGATCCGGAGCGGAAAACGGTGGCGCTCTTCCCCGGGGCGGCCGCAAAGATTCGCTGCTGGGATGCGGCCAACTATGGCGAGTTGGCCGGGCGACTGCAACTCCCGGTAGTGTATGCGATATTCGGCAGCCCCGGCGATCACGGACTCGCTGTCGAGGTAGAGACCGCCATCAAGGCACGCTGTCCCTCGGCGACGGTAGTCAACCTGGCGGGACAGACCACCCTCAGGGAACTGGCCGCCTGTATCGGGCATTGCAATCTTTTCATCGGGTCGGAAACTTCGGGCCTGCACATGGCTATCGCCGCCGGCGTGCCGTCCGTCGGCATCGTCGGGGGGGGGCATTTCGGCAGGTTCGTGCCGTGGGGCGACCCGGAGCAGCATATCTTTCTGACCACGGAGCTTCAATGCTTTCACTGCAACTGGAAATGCGACAGGGGAGGGGAGTGCATAGCGAGCGTCACCGCCACCGAGGTCGCACAGGCGGCAACGCAACTGCTGCAGCGCCCCCAGGAGTGCCGTTCATGA
- a CDS encoding glycosyltransferase family 2 protein — MARVRLSVITPVFNCARFIEFCLENVMRQECPEVEHVIVDGGSTDGTVAIIERYAALHDHIRYVSERDEGQSHAMNKGIAMARGEIVGFLNADDYYEPGALREVLTQWDGLPEPSLLVGNCNVWDDDGKLWFVSRPAGISLNNLLLGRYVEAFPMNPAAYFYHKSLHLRVGPYRVEEHAAMDLHFIFRAVQHAHVTYRDRTWGNYRYLEGTKTYEGDKCGANQARVRQITEQYRRQQPALRRIQLVLLEKFGRLFRKPAGVPEIH; from the coding sequence GTGGCGCGCGTAAGGCTTTCCGTGATAACCCCGGTGTTCAACTGCGCACGCTTCATCGAGTTTTGTCTGGAGAACGTGATGCGGCAGGAGTGCCCCGAGGTCGAGCATGTCATCGTCGATGGCGGCTCCACCGACGGCACCGTCGCCATCATCGAGCGGTACGCGGCGCTCCATGACCACATACGGTACGTCTCGGAGCGGGATGAAGGTCAGTCCCACGCCATGAACAAGGGGATCGCCATGGCGCGGGGGGAGATCGTCGGTTTTTTGAATGCCGATGATTACTACGAGCCGGGAGCGCTCAGGGAGGTCCTGACCCAGTGGGACGGGCTGCCGGAACCCTCCCTTTTGGTGGGAAACTGCAACGTCTGGGACGATGATGGCAAACTCTGGTTCGTCAGCAGACCGGCCGGTATCAGCCTCAACAACCTCCTCCTCGGGCGCTACGTCGAGGCGTTCCCCATGAACCCGGCGGCGTACTTCTACCACAAGTCCCTGCACCTCAGGGTGGGCCCTTACCGCGTCGAAGAGCACGCCGCGATGGACCTCCACTTCATCTTCCGGGCGGTTCAGCACGCGCACGTGACGTACCGGGACCGCACCTGGGGGAATTACCGCTACCTCGAAGGGACCAAGACCTACGAGGGTGACAAATGCGGCGCGAACCAGGCGAGGGTACGGCAGATCACCGAACAGTACCGCCGGCAGCAGCCCGCGTTGCGCCGGATCCAGCTTGTCCTGCTCGAGAAGTTCGGGCGGCTCTTCCGCAAACCTGCCGGCGTCCCGGAGATACATTGA
- a CDS encoding glycosyltransferase: MERIPFVSVIIPTYNRAHLLLLTLESFLAQDYPRDRYEIIVADNNSSDATRDVAQRYPDSSPVPVRYLFEPRQGVHYARNGAAVQARGEILYFTDDDMVAEPGLLRELVKVFELAPDIGSATGKVIGRFDEPPPRWVRRHLINYLLSLTPEATPEEVVISETDMVYSCHQAVRRDAFFRCGGFNPENTAGVWIGDGETGLGIKLAQSGYRFAYTPHSVIHHLIPASRTTLRYLVQRIGNQGYCDSYTAYRTHRNRGRLVRGMLWRNSAGALKTALVTAGRLILGKESWQFIPARIAYLHKRNLYDLRLLSDPAFRGMVEIDDWLSQR, encoded by the coding sequence ATGGAGCGGATACCGTTCGTATCGGTCATCATCCCGACCTACAACCGTGCGCACCTGCTGCTGCTCACGCTGGAGAGCTTTTTGGCGCAGGACTACCCGCGCGATCGCTACGAGATCATCGTCGCCGACAACAACTCAAGCGATGCTACCCGCGACGTGGCGCAGCGCTACCCGGACAGCTCGCCGGTGCCGGTCAGGTACCTGTTCGAGCCGCGCCAGGGGGTGCACTACGCGCGCAACGGCGCCGCCGTCCAGGCCAGGGGTGAAATCCTCTACTTCACCGACGACGACATGGTCGCCGAGCCGGGGCTTTTGCGGGAGTTGGTCAAGGTGTTCGAGCTGGCCCCCGATATAGGCAGCGCCACCGGGAAGGTGATCGGAAGGTTCGATGAGCCTCCCCCACGGTGGGTCAGGCGACATCTGATCAACTACCTCCTGAGCCTCACCCCCGAGGCCACGCCGGAAGAAGTGGTAATTTCCGAGACGGATATGGTATATAGCTGTCACCAGGCGGTCAGGCGCGATGCGTTCTTCCGCTGTGGCGGATTCAACCCGGAGAACACCGCCGGCGTCTGGATCGGCGACGGGGAAACCGGGCTCGGCATCAAGCTCGCCCAGAGCGGCTACCGCTTCGCGTACACGCCGCACTCGGTGATCCACCACCTGATACCGGCCTCGCGGACCACGCTGCGCTACCTGGTGCAAAGGATCGGCAACCAGGGATACTGCGATTCGTACACCGCCTACCGCACGCACCGCAACCGGGGACGCCTGGTACGGGGGATGCTCTGGCGCAACAGCGCCGGTGCCCTGAAGACGGCGCTGGTGACGGCGGGGCGCCTCATTCTCGGGAAGGAATCGTGGCAATTCATTCCGGCCCGCATCGCCTACCTGCACAAGAGAAACCTTTACGACCTCAGACTGCTCAGTGACCCGGCGTTTCGCGGCATGGTGGAAATAGACGACTGGCTGTCGCAACGCTGA
- a CDS encoding cupin domain-containing protein: protein MIEQITEDGKILAIIIPHSFAEPGIRFFTPDDFSQQLAYMSHPQGKVIDAHVHNAVLREVVYTQEVLFIRKGKLRVDFYNDGREYLESRVLVAGDVILLASGGHGMEALEPLEMIEVKQGPYSGDQDKSRFDGVAWQNIVLQER, encoded by the coding sequence ATGATCGAACAGATAACCGAGGATGGAAAGATTCTCGCCATCATCATCCCTCACTCCTTCGCGGAGCCGGGAATCCGGTTCTTCACTCCCGACGACTTCTCCCAGCAGCTGGCCTACATGTCGCACCCGCAGGGGAAGGTCATCGATGCCCACGTGCACAACGCGGTGCTGCGCGAGGTGGTGTACACCCAGGAGGTGCTCTTCATTCGCAAGGGGAAGTTGAGGGTCGACTTCTACAACGACGGGCGCGAATACCTGGAAAGCCGGGTCCTCGTAGCCGGGGACGTGATCCTGCTCGCCTCCGGCGGCCACGGCATGGAAGCGCTTGAGCCCCTGGAGATGATCGAGGTGAAACAGGGACCGTATTCCGGTGACCAGGACAAGTCCCGCTTCGACGGCGTGGCGTGGCAGAACATCGTGCTTCAGGAGAGATGA
- a CDS encoding DegT/DnrJ/EryC1/StrS family aminotransferase: protein MMDFIPVNEPLLDGNEKKYLAQCIDTGWVSSEGPFVRSLEEMFAARMGRRYGVAVSNGTVALEAAIAALELPQGSEVILPTFTIISCAAAVIRAGLVPVVVDADPATWNMNVDRIEEKITPRTSAIMAVHIYGLPVPMAPLLEIAERHGLKVIEDAAQAHGLCCQGRPCGSFGDISTFSFYPNKLVTTGEGGIILTDDPVLAERCRSLRNLCFQEGKRFLHEELGFNFRMSNLQAALGVAQLERLDEFASRKRRMGERYSALLSQMPGITLPVPATPHADNIYWVYGVVLDESIGFDAEEAMRRLSALGVGTRPFFWPMHEQPVLRRLGLFAGESYPVAERLARRGFYLPSGLALTDVQIERAAAALASVIGPQTGSASDVSGQVTA, encoded by the coding sequence ATGATGGACTTCATCCCGGTAAACGAACCGCTTTTGGACGGCAACGAGAAGAAGTACCTCGCCCAGTGCATCGACACCGGCTGGGTCTCATCGGAGGGGCCGTTCGTGCGCAGCCTGGAGGAGATGTTCGCGGCGCGCATGGGCAGGAGGTACGGGGTAGCTGTGTCAAACGGAACGGTCGCCCTCGAGGCTGCCATCGCAGCGCTCGAGCTGCCCCAGGGGAGCGAGGTGATTCTCCCCACCTTCACCATCATTTCCTGCGCCGCCGCGGTGATCCGCGCCGGTCTGGTCCCGGTTGTCGTGGACGCCGACCCCGCCACCTGGAACATGAACGTCGACCGGATCGAGGAAAAGATCACCCCCAGGACGTCGGCCATCATGGCCGTGCACATCTACGGACTACCGGTCCCTATGGCCCCGCTTCTGGAGATCGCCGAGCGCCACGGCCTGAAGGTCATCGAGGATGCGGCCCAGGCACACGGGCTTTGCTGCCAGGGCAGGCCCTGCGGCAGTTTCGGCGACATCAGCACCTTCAGCTTCTATCCGAACAAGCTCGTCACCACCGGGGAGGGAGGTATCATCCTCACCGATGATCCCGTGCTCGCTGAGCGGTGCCGGTCGCTGCGCAACCTCTGCTTCCAAGAGGGCAAGCGCTTCTTGCACGAGGAACTCGGCTTCAACTTCAGGATGAGCAATCTTCAGGCGGCCCTGGGAGTTGCCCAGCTCGAGCGGCTCGACGAGTTCGCCTCCCGCAAAAGACGCATGGGAGAGCGCTACAGCGCACTACTTTCGCAGATGCCTGGTATCACGCTCCCGGTTCCCGCGACGCCACACGCCGACAACATCTACTGGGTCTACGGCGTGGTCCTCGACGAGAGTATCGGCTTTGACGCCGAGGAGGCGATGCGCCGGCTTTCCGCCCTGGGTGTCGGCACGCGCCCCTTCTTCTGGCCGATGCACGAACAGCCGGTCCTGCGCAGGCTGGGACTCTTTGCCGGTGAAAGCTACCCCGTCGCCGAAAGACTCGCCCGTCGCGGCTTCTATCTGCCCAGCGGTCTCGCTCTTACCGATGTCCAGATCGAGCGTGCGGCTGCCGCGCTCGCCTCCGTCATCGGGCCGCAGACCGGCTCAGCATCGGATGTATCCGGCCAGGTGACGGCATGA
- a CDS encoding class I SAM-dependent DNA methyltransferase — translation MTVFGAYAHYYNLLYRDKDYTGEVEYLDGLIRRHLPSAGSVLDLGCGTGRHALLLAGRGYRVTGVDVSEEMLRTARAQAVSATSFHQGDIRTIRLGENFDVVVSLFHVISYQSGNADLAAAFATVREHLRPGGIFIFDCWYGPAVLSDPPVVRVKRLEDEEVRIVRIAEPVLHPNENLVDVNYQVMVCHTGTGVTEELRETHRMRYLFLPELEAMLRQAGLHLDGAFEWMTGNTPGVDTWGVCCVVRG, via the coding sequence ATGACCGTATTCGGCGCCTACGCCCATTACTACAACCTTCTGTACCGGGACAAGGACTACACGGGCGAGGTGGAGTACCTGGACGGTCTCATCCGCCGCCACCTCCCGTCGGCCGGCAGCGTGCTCGATTTAGGCTGCGGCACCGGGCGGCACGCGCTCTTGCTGGCGGGCCGCGGCTATCGCGTGACCGGGGTCGATGTCTCCGAGGAGATGTTGCGAACGGCCCGGGCGCAGGCCGTGTCGGCCACCTCCTTCCACCAGGGAGACATCCGCACTATCCGGCTCGGGGAGAATTTCGACGTGGTGGTCTCCCTGTTCCACGTCATCAGCTATCAAAGCGGCAATGCCGACCTCGCGGCGGCCTTTGCAACCGTGAGGGAACACCTAAGGCCGGGCGGGATCTTCATCTTCGACTGCTGGTACGGCCCGGCCGTCCTGAGCGATCCGCCGGTGGTGCGGGTCAAGCGGCTCGAGGATGAGGAAGTTCGGATCGTCAGGATAGCCGAGCCGGTCCTGCACCCAAACGAGAACCTGGTCGACGTAAATTACCAGGTCATGGTGTGCCATACGGGGACGGGCGTGACCGAGGAGCTTCGGGAGACGCACCGCATGCGTTACCTGTTTCTTCCCGAGTTGGAGGCCATGCTCCGGCAGGCCGGACTCCATCTTGACGGCGCCTTCGAGTGGATGACGGGCAACACGCCGGGTGTCGACACCTGGGGCGTCTGCTGTGTGGTGCGGGGATGA